One segment of Streptomyces roseifaciens DNA contains the following:
- a CDS encoding chorismate-binding protein, which produces MARFGGLLATDLRDVTRDPAALESTGWWAVAADFEGRLTCARFGDVRPAPPRPAASVQWRGPAAEDWTSSLDRAAYTAGVRRIREHIAAGEVYQANLCRVLSAPLPDPAAADVDALTALLARDNPAPYAGCIRLPAHGVEVATASPELYLRRTGRTVESGPIKGTGRTAADLLEKDHAENVMIVDLVRNDLGRVCATGSVTVPALCAVEPHPGLVHLVSTVRGRIADGAGWADLFSATFPPGSVTGAPKESALQIIRALETAPRGPYCGGIGWVDADRGTGQLAVGIRTFWIDRTAAPGPVLRFGTGAGITWGSDPEREWAETELKASRLLAIASGTGTHQPLGGTIR; this is translated from the coding sequence ATGGCCCGCTTCGGCGGCCTCCTCGCCACCGATCTGCGCGATGTCACCCGCGACCCGGCAGCCCTGGAGTCCACGGGCTGGTGGGCGGTGGCCGCGGACTTCGAGGGGCGGCTGACCTGCGCGCGCTTCGGCGACGTGCGCCCCGCCCCGCCCCGTCCCGCGGCCTCCGTCCAGTGGCGCGGCCCGGCCGCCGAGGACTGGACCAGCTCCCTGGACCGGGCCGCCTACACCGCGGGCGTCCGCCGCATCCGCGAGCACATCGCGGCCGGCGAGGTCTACCAGGCGAACCTCTGCCGCGTCCTCAGCGCGCCCCTGCCCGACCCCGCCGCGGCCGACGTCGACGCCCTCACCGCCCTCCTCGCGCGCGACAACCCCGCGCCCTACGCGGGCTGCATCCGTCTGCCCGCCCACGGCGTCGAGGTCGCCACCGCCTCTCCCGAGCTCTATCTGCGCCGCACCGGCCGCACCGTCGAGTCCGGCCCGATCAAGGGCACCGGCCGCACCGCCGCCGACCTGCTGGAGAAGGACCACGCCGAGAACGTGATGATCGTGGACCTCGTCCGCAACGACCTCGGACGCGTCTGCGCCACCGGCTCCGTGACCGTCCCCGCGCTCTGCGCGGTCGAGCCCCACCCCGGGCTGGTCCACCTCGTCTCCACCGTGCGCGGCAGGATCGCCGACGGCGCCGGGTGGGCCGACCTGTTCTCGGCCACCTTCCCGCCCGGCTCGGTCACCGGCGCCCCCAAGGAGAGCGCCCTGCAGATCATCCGGGCCCTGGAGACGGCCCCCCGCGGCCCCTACTGCGGCGGCATCGGCTGGGTCGACGCCGACCGCGGCACCGGCCAGCTCGCCGTCGGCATCCGCACCTTCTGGATCGACCGCACCGCGGCCCCCGGCCCCGTCCTCCGCTTCGGCACCGGCGCCGGCATCACCTGGGGCTCCGACCCCGAGCGCGAGTGGGCCGAGACGGAGCTCAAGGCTTCGCGGCTGCTCGCGATAGCGTCGGGCACCGGCACCCATCAGCCGCTCGGAGGGACGATACGGTGA
- a CDS encoding aminotransferase class IV, translating to MTIWLNGSLQDADGARVSVLDHGLTVGDGVFETLKAVQGRPFALTRHLARLTASARALGLPEPDLDEIRRACAAVLDANPMPLGRLRITYTGGLAPLGSERGEARPTLVVAVAGTPRSPDTTAVVTVPWTRNERGALAGIKSTSYGENVVALARAKEHGAGEALLANTAGALCEGTASNVFVVLDGELHTPPLASGCLAGITRALVLEWTGAKETDLPYDVLERAEEIFLTSTLRDVQAVRAVDGRELPAAPGPVTAKAARTFDEQAAADLDP from the coding sequence GTGACGATCTGGCTCAACGGTTCGCTGCAGGACGCCGACGGCGCGCGCGTCTCGGTCCTCGACCACGGTCTGACCGTCGGCGACGGCGTCTTCGAGACGCTCAAGGCCGTCCAGGGCCGCCCCTTCGCCCTCACCCGCCACCTCGCCAGGCTGACCGCCTCCGCCCGCGCCCTGGGCCTGCCCGAGCCCGACCTCGACGAGATCCGGCGCGCCTGCGCGGCCGTCCTCGACGCCAACCCCATGCCGCTCGGGCGGCTGCGCATCACCTACACCGGCGGCCTCGCCCCCCTCGGCTCCGAGCGCGGCGAGGCCCGCCCCACCCTCGTCGTCGCCGTCGCCGGGACGCCCCGGAGCCCCGACACCACCGCCGTGGTGACCGTGCCCTGGACCCGCAACGAACGCGGCGCCCTCGCCGGCATCAAGTCCACCTCCTACGGCGAGAACGTCGTCGCCCTCGCCCGCGCCAAGGAGCACGGCGCCGGCGAGGCGCTGCTCGCCAACACCGCCGGGGCGCTGTGCGAGGGCACCGCCTCCAACGTCTTCGTCGTCCTCGACGGCGAGCTGCACACCCCGCCCCTCGCCTCCGGGTGCCTCGCCGGCATCACCCGCGCCCTCGTCCTGGAGTGGACCGGGGCCAAGGAGACCGACCTGCCCTACGACGTCCTGGAGCGCGCCGAGGAGATCTTCCTGACCTCCACCCTCCGCGACGTCCAGGCCGTGCGCGCCGTCGACGGCCGGGAACTGCCCGCCGCCCCCGGCCCGGTGACCGCCAAGGCCGCCCGGACCTTCGACGAGCAGGCGGCGGCGGACCTCGACCCGTAA
- a CDS encoding GNAT family N-acetyltransferase, producing the protein MTTTLRPTAPEQRGPGGARSRSYEVCVNSRPVGAVDLATDHRFGPAAGRIVRLSIDERDRHRGRGTVAALAAEEVLRGWGCTRIELSVDAGAEVGLGLAGALGYVERSRSMVKTLTAAPRLPLGSEGRRMTDAEYAGWREESRAGYVQDWTDRGVPAEQARAKADAEDRALLPDGAATAGTMLRVLTHEGTRVGTLWAALRDEGPDAPDAYVFDIEVVPAHRGRGHGRSLMLLAEAEVLAHGARTLGLNVFAGNTPALRLYESLGYLPTAYHLYKPLL; encoded by the coding sequence GTGACCACCACCCTGCGGCCCACCGCACCCGAGCAGCGCGGCCCCGGCGGCGCCCGGTCCCGCTCGTACGAGGTCTGCGTCAACAGCAGGCCCGTGGGCGCCGTCGACCTCGCCACCGACCACCGCTTCGGCCCGGCCGCCGGCCGCATCGTCCGGCTCTCCATCGACGAGCGCGACCGGCACCGCGGCCGGGGCACCGTCGCCGCGCTCGCCGCGGAGGAGGTGCTGCGCGGCTGGGGCTGCACCCGCATCGAGCTGTCCGTCGACGCCGGCGCCGAGGTCGGTCTCGGGCTCGCCGGCGCCCTCGGCTACGTCGAACGCAGCCGCAGCATGGTCAAAACGCTGACCGCCGCCCCCCGGCTGCCCCTGGGCAGCGAAGGACGGCGGATGACCGACGCCGAGTACGCCGGCTGGCGGGAGGAGTCCCGCGCCGGCTACGTGCAGGACTGGACCGACCGCGGCGTCCCGGCCGAGCAGGCCCGCGCCAAGGCCGACGCGGAAGACCGCGCGCTGCTGCCCGACGGAGCCGCCACCGCCGGCACCATGCTGCGCGTCCTCACCCACGAGGGCACCCGCGTCGGCACCCTCTGGGCGGCCCTGCGCGACGAGGGCCCGGACGCGCCGGACGCCTACGTCTTCGACATCGAGGTCGTGCCCGCGCACCGGGGCCGCGGCCACGGCAGGTCCCTGATGCTGCTGGCGGAGGCCGAGGTTCTCGCGCACGGTGCGCGGACCCTCGGCCTCAACGTCTTCGCCGGCAACACCCCGGCGCTGCGGCTGTACGAGTCGCTGGGCTACCTGCCCACCGCGTACCACCTGTACAAGCCGCTGCTCTAG
- a CDS encoding DsbA family protein has product MSETNTAPVVLDVWCELQCTDCRTALDDLRALRARYGDRLDVRLRHFPLEKHKHSYAAAQAAEEAAEQGQGWPYAEAVLARAEELAERGEKLLAEVAGGLGLDAEEVDTALVDGRHMLIVDADQAEGKAIGVTGTPTYVIGGELLDGSKNQDGLRERIEEIADRLLAERSGS; this is encoded by the coding sequence ATGAGCGAGACCAACACCGCCCCCGTCGTCCTCGACGTGTGGTGCGAGCTGCAGTGCACCGACTGCCGTACCGCCCTGGACGACCTGCGGGCGCTGCGCGCACGCTACGGCGACCGGCTGGACGTGCGGCTGCGGCACTTCCCCCTGGAGAAGCACAAGCACTCCTACGCCGCCGCGCAGGCGGCCGAGGAGGCGGCCGAGCAGGGGCAGGGCTGGCCGTACGCCGAGGCCGTGCTCGCGCGGGCCGAGGAGCTGGCCGAGCGCGGCGAGAAGCTGCTGGCCGAGGTGGCCGGCGGGCTCGGGCTGGACGCCGAGGAGGTGGACACCGCCCTGGTGGACGGCCGGCACATGCTGATCGTCGACGCGGACCAGGCCGAGGGCAAGGCCATCGGCGTGACCGGCACCCCCACGTACGTCATCGGCGGCGAGCTGCTGGACGGCAGCAAGAACCAGGACGGGCTGCGGGAGCGCATCGAGGAGATCGCCGACCGGCTGCTGGCGGAGCGCAGCGGTTCGTAG
- a CDS encoding CGNR zinc finger domain-containing protein, with the protein MQINHDTKAALDSVVDLLNSGPQDLAELRAFTERHGIITVEALRERDVAAVRSIRERFGRIFDAASTGEAARLINELVAEAGTTPQLSEHDGYDWHVHYFAPGAAVAENLAADGAMALAFLLVAGERDRLRRCNAPDCGHAFVDLSRNRSRRYCDGRTCGNRLHVAAYRARRRGAESADSGASV; encoded by the coding sequence GTGCAGATCAACCACGACACCAAGGCTGCGCTCGACTCCGTCGTCGACCTCCTCAACTCGGGCCCGCAGGACCTGGCGGAGCTGCGCGCCTTCACGGAGCGGCACGGCATCATCACGGTCGAGGCCCTGCGGGAGCGCGACGTGGCGGCGGTGCGGTCGATACGCGAGCGGTTCGGACGGATCTTCGACGCCGCGAGCACGGGGGAGGCGGCCCGGCTGATCAACGAGCTGGTGGCCGAGGCCGGCACCACCCCGCAGCTGAGCGAGCACGACGGCTACGACTGGCACGTGCACTACTTCGCGCCCGGCGCGGCGGTGGCCGAGAACCTCGCCGCGGACGGCGCCATGGCGCTGGCGTTCCTGCTGGTCGCCGGCGAGCGCGACCGGCTGCGGCGGTGCAACGCGCCGGACTGCGGGCACGCCTTCGTGGACCTGTCCCGCAATCGCTCGCGGCGCTACTGCGACGGGCGCACGTGCGGCAACCGGCTGCACGTCGCGGCCTACCGGGCGCGGCGCCGTGGCGCCGAGTCCGCGGACTCCGGCGCATCGGTCTGA
- a CDS encoding SsgA family sporulation/cell division regulator — protein sequence MNTTVSCELHLRLVVSSESSLPVPAGLRYDTADPYAVHATFHTGAEETVEWVFARDLLAEGLHRPTGTGDVRVWPSRSHGQGVVCIALSSPEGEALLEAPARALESFLKRTDAAVPPGTEHRHFDLDTELSHILAES from the coding sequence ATGAACACCACGGTCAGCTGCGAGCTGCACTTGCGCCTCGTCGTGTCGAGCGAATCCTCACTGCCTGTCCCTGCAGGCCTGCGGTACGACACGGCCGATCCGTATGCCGTGCACGCCACCTTCCACACCGGAGCCGAAGAGACGGTCGAATGGGTCTTCGCCCGCGACCTGCTCGCCGAAGGCCTGCACCGACCCACCGGCACCGGCGACGTCCGCGTCTGGCCGTCCCGCAGCCACGGTCAGGGCGTCGTGTGCATCGCGTTGAGCTCTCCCGAGGGCGAGGCGCTGCTGGAGGCCCCTGCGCGGGCCCTGGAGTCCTTCCTCAAGCGGACGGACGCCGCGGTGCCGCCGGGCACCGAGCACCGTCACTTCGACCTGGACACCGAGCTCTCCCACATCCTGGCGGAGAGCTGA
- a CDS encoding TIGR02611 family protein, producing MNAESDRRQDAAAGDGAKDGGSGEPALGSRAPHFIKRSRPLHVSWQVGVFIVGLAVVVAGIVMLPLPGPGWLVIFGGMAIWATEFVWAQLVLRWTKRKVTEAAQRALDPRVRRRNIILTVTGLVIAGALVGIYLWKFGMVMPWKVGG from the coding sequence ATGAATGCGGAGAGTGACCGGCGGCAGGACGCCGCGGCGGGGGACGGGGCGAAGGACGGGGGCTCGGGCGAGCCCGCCCTCGGATCGCGCGCGCCCCACTTCATCAAGCGCTCGCGGCCCCTGCACGTGAGCTGGCAGGTGGGCGTCTTCATCGTCGGCCTCGCCGTCGTCGTCGCGGGCATCGTCATGCTGCCCCTGCCCGGCCCGGGCTGGCTCGTGATCTTCGGCGGCATGGCCATCTGGGCGACGGAGTTCGTCTGGGCCCAGCTCGTGCTGCGCTGGACCAAGCGGAAGGTCACCGAGGCGGCCCAGCGCGCCCTCGACCCCCGGGTCCGGCGGCGGAACATCATCCTCACCGTGACGGGCCTGGTGATCGCCGGCGCCCTCGTCGGGATCTACCTCTGGAAGTTCGGCATGGTCATGCCGTGGAAGGTGGGCGGCTGA
- a CDS encoding SRPBCC family protein, whose protein sequence is MPFLAAALAPSHRYRFHGAWALAAPPDAVYARLEAVDGYPAWWPQVREVNRADAATGTARVRSFLPYDLTVAVRARRHDPVARVLEIAMTGDIEGWARWTVLPCGPAGCTARFEQDVEARKPLLRRLALPARPLFVANHAWMMRAGRRGLRALLAGGARGI, encoded by the coding sequence ATGCCCTTCCTGGCCGCGGCCCTGGCCCCCTCCCACCGCTACCGCTTCCACGGCGCGTGGGCCCTGGCCGCCCCGCCCGACGCCGTCTACGCCCGCCTCGAAGCCGTGGACGGCTATCCCGCCTGGTGGCCGCAGGTCCGCGAGGTGAACCGGGCCGACGCCGCCACCGGCACCGCCCGCGTGCGCTCCTTCCTCCCCTACGACCTGACCGTGGCCGTCCGCGCCCGCCGCCACGACCCCGTCGCCCGCGTCCTGGAGATCGCCATGACCGGCGACATCGAGGGCTGGGCCCGCTGGACCGTCCTCCCGTGCGGCCCCGCCGGCTGCACCGCCCGCTTCGAGCAGGACGTGGAGGCCCGCAAGCCCCTGCTCAGGCGGCTCGCCCTGCCCGCCAGGCCCCTCTTCGTGGCCAACCACGCGTGGATGATGCGCGCCGGCCGGCGCGGCCTGCGGGCCCTGCTGGCCGGCGGTGCCCGGGGGATTTGA
- a CDS encoding 3'-5' exonuclease — protein MCWFEGPLAAFDTETTGVDVEHDRIVSAALVVQSAAEAAPVVTRWLVDPGVPVPEGATAIHGLTDAYLQRNGRWPAPVVEEVARALAVQSARGTPLVVMNAPFDLTLLDRELRRHRASSLADYLGASPLCVMDPWVLDKHLDRYRKGRRTLTDLCAQYGVELTGAHDAASDALAALQVVRAVGRRFAARLERLSPAELHARQAVWHAAQARGLQAWFARNGTEEACDPAWPLRPSMPAAA, from the coding sequence ATGTGCTGGTTCGAGGGACCACTCGCCGCGTTCGACACCGAGACCACAGGAGTGGATGTCGAGCACGACCGGATCGTGTCGGCGGCCCTCGTGGTGCAGTCCGCGGCCGAGGCCGCTCCGGTCGTGACGCGCTGGCTGGTCGACCCGGGGGTCCCGGTGCCGGAAGGGGCCACTGCGATACACGGGCTGACGGACGCCTATCTGCAGCGGAACGGCCGGTGGCCGGCGCCGGTGGTGGAGGAGGTGGCGCGGGCGCTGGCGGTGCAGTCGGCGCGCGGGACGCCGCTGGTGGTGATGAACGCCCCGTTCGACCTGACGCTGCTGGACCGCGAGTTGCGGCGCCACCGCGCCTCGTCGCTGGCGGACTACCTGGGGGCGTCCCCGCTGTGCGTGATGGATCCGTGGGTGCTGGACAAGCACCTGGACCGCTACCGCAAGGGGCGCCGGACGCTGACGGATCTGTGCGCGCAGTACGGGGTGGAGCTGACGGGCGCGCACGACGCGGCGTCGGACGCGCTCGCGGCGCTGCAGGTGGTGCGGGCGGTGGGCCGCCGGTTCGCGGCGCGGCTGGAGCGGCTGAGCCCGGCGGAGCTGCACGCCCGGCAGGCGGTGTGGCACGCGGCGCAGGCGCGCGGCCTGCAGGCGTGGTTCGCGCGGAACGGGACGGAGGAGGCATGCGATCCGGCCTGGCCGCTGCGGCCGTCGATGCCGGCCGCGGCATGA
- a CDS encoding DUF4365 domain-containing protein, whose amino-acid sequence MAFPRPEPGGLLSEFSEPAAPALVRGSLATTACMETLQIGYLHAVAAAAGCSLAQPFPDHGIDWHISHTAPGHAVDDEVTIKVQLKCTYQLGPRPAVQPPPRAPATPPPALPAVPAGPAPTFAFTLDNDHLAKLARTPVAVHKILVVMIVPRSRDDWLRAGHDSLHLRHCCYWTNLAGHPVTGRRRTTVRIPATRVFDDRALCEIMTRVGAGGRP is encoded by the coding sequence ATGGCGTTCCCGCGGCCCGAACCGGGCGGGCTGCTGTCGGAGTTCTCCGAGCCCGCCGCACCCGCCCTCGTACGCGGCTCGCTCGCCACCACCGCCTGCATGGAGACGCTCCAGATCGGCTATCTGCACGCCGTCGCCGCGGCCGCGGGCTGCTCACTGGCCCAGCCCTTTCCCGACCACGGCATCGACTGGCACATCAGCCACACCGCCCCCGGCCACGCCGTCGACGACGAGGTCACCATCAAGGTGCAGCTCAAGTGCACCTACCAGCTCGGCCCCCGCCCGGCCGTGCAGCCGCCGCCCCGGGCCCCCGCCACACCGCCCCCGGCCCTCCCCGCCGTCCCGGCCGGCCCGGCGCCCACCTTCGCCTTCACCCTCGACAACGACCACCTGGCCAAGCTCGCCCGCACCCCCGTCGCCGTCCACAAGATCCTCGTCGTGATGATCGTGCCGAGATCGCGCGACGACTGGCTGCGCGCCGGCCACGACAGCCTCCACCTGAGGCACTGCTGCTACTGGACCAACCTCGCCGGCCACCCCGTGACCGGCAGACGCCGGACCACCGTGCGGATCCCGGCCACACGCGTCTTCGACGACCGCGCACTCTGCGAGATCATGACGCGGGTCGGGGCGGGAGGGAGACCCTGA
- the thrS gene encoding threonine--tRNA ligase, whose amino-acid sequence MSDVRVIIQRDSEREERVVTTGTTAADLFAGERTVVAARVAGELKDLAYVVADGEEIEAVEVSSKDGLDILRHSTAHVMAQAVQELFPEAKLGIGPPVKDGFYYDFDVEKPFTPDDLKAIEKKMQEIQKRGQRFSRRVVTDEEARDELAAEPYKLELIGLKGSASHDDGADVEVGAGELTIYDNLDPKTGDLCWKDLCRGPHLPTTRVIPAFKLMRNAAAYWRGSEKNPMLQRIYGTAWPSKDELKAHLDFLAEAEKRDHRRLGSELDLFSIPEQIGSGLAVFHPKGGIIRRVMEDYSRKRHEEEGYEFVYTPHATKGKLFETSGHLDWYADGMYPPMQLDEGVDYYLKPMNCPMHNLIFDARGRSYRELPLRLFEFGTVYRYEKSGVVHGLTRARGFTQDDAHIYCTREQMGEELDRTLTFVLDLLRDYGLNDFYLELSTKDPEKFVGSDEAWEEATETLRKVAEKQGLELVADPGGAAFYGPKISVQAKDAIGRTWQMSTIQLDFNLPERFDLQYTSADGSRQQPVMIHRALFGSIERFFAVLLEHYAGAFPAWLAPVQAVGIPIGDAHVEYLQEFAADAKKKGLRVEVDASSDRMQKKIRNHQKLKVPFMIIVGDEDMAAGTVSFRYRDGSQKNGIPRAEALAEILKVVEDRVQV is encoded by the coding sequence GTGTCAGACGTCCGTGTGATCATCCAACGCGATTCCGAGCGGGAAGAGCGCGTGGTGACGACGGGCACTACGGCTGCCGACCTCTTCGCCGGTGAGCGCACCGTCGTCGCCGCGCGCGTCGCGGGCGAGCTCAAGGACCTCGCGTACGTCGTCGCCGACGGCGAGGAGATCGAGGCCGTCGAGGTCTCCTCCAAGGACGGCCTCGACATCCTGCGCCACTCGACCGCGCACGTCATGGCCCAGGCCGTGCAGGAGCTCTTCCCCGAGGCCAAGCTGGGCATCGGCCCGCCGGTCAAGGACGGCTTCTACTACGACTTCGACGTCGAGAAGCCCTTCACCCCCGATGACCTCAAGGCCATCGAGAAGAAGATGCAGGAGATCCAGAAGCGTGGCCAGCGCTTCTCGCGCCGCGTGGTCACCGACGAGGAGGCCCGCGACGAGCTCGCGGCCGAGCCGTACAAGCTGGAGCTGATCGGCCTCAAGGGCTCCGCCTCGCACGACGACGGCGCGGACGTCGAGGTCGGCGCCGGCGAGCTGACGATCTACGACAACCTGGACCCGAAGACCGGCGACCTGTGCTGGAAGGACCTCTGCCGCGGTCCGCACCTGCCCACCACCCGTGTCATCCCGGCGTTCAAGCTGATGCGCAACGCCGCCGCGTACTGGCGCGGCAGCGAGAAGAACCCGATGCTCCAGCGCATCTACGGCACCGCGTGGCCGTCGAAGGACGAGCTGAAGGCGCACCTGGACTTCCTGGCCGAGGCCGAGAAGCGCGACCACCGCCGCCTCGGCTCGGAGCTGGACCTCTTCTCCATCCCGGAGCAGATCGGCTCGGGCCTGGCCGTCTTCCACCCCAAGGGCGGCATCATCCGCCGGGTCATGGAGGACTACTCCCGCAAGCGGCACGAGGAAGAGGGGTACGAGTTCGTCTACACCCCCCACGCCACCAAGGGGAAGCTCTTCGAGACCTCGGGCCACCTGGACTGGTACGCCGACGGCATGTACCCGCCCATGCAGCTCGACGAGGGCGTGGACTACTACCTCAAGCCCATGAACTGCCCGATGCACAACCTGATCTTCGACGCCCGGGGACGCTCGTACCGCGAGCTGCCGCTGCGGCTGTTCGAGTTCGGGACCGTGTACCGGTACGAGAAGTCGGGCGTCGTGCACGGCCTCACCCGCGCCCGCGGCTTCACGCAGGACGACGCGCACATCTACTGCACCCGCGAGCAGATGGGCGAGGAGCTGGACCGGACCCTCACCTTCGTCCTGGACCTGCTGCGCGACTACGGCCTGAACGACTTCTACCTGGAGCTGTCCACCAAGGACCCGGAGAAGTTCGTCGGCTCGGACGAGGCCTGGGAGGAGGCCACCGAGACGCTGCGCAAGGTGGCCGAGAAGCAGGGCCTGGAGCTCGTCGCCGACCCGGGCGGCGCGGCGTTCTACGGCCCGAAGATCTCCGTCCAGGCCAAGGACGCGATCGGCCGCACCTGGCAGATGTCGACCATCCAGCTCGACTTCAACCTGCCGGAGCGCTTCGACCTGCAGTACACCTCGGCGGACGGCTCGCGCCAGCAGCCGGTCATGATCCACCGCGCGCTGTTCGGCTCGATCGAGCGCTTCTTCGCGGTGCTCCTGGAGCACTACGCGGGTGCCTTCCCGGCGTGGCTGGCCCCGGTGCAGGCGGTCGGCATCCCGATCGGCGACGCCCACGTCGAGTACCTGCAGGAGTTCGCGGCCGACGCGAAGAAGAAGGGCCTGCGGGTCGAGGTGGACGCCTCCTCGGACCGTATGCAGAAGAAGATCAGGAACCACCAGAAGCTCAAGGTTCCGTTCATGATCATCGTCGGTGACGAGGACATGGCGGCCGGCACGGTGTCCTTCCGCTACCGCGACGGTTCGCAGAAGAACGGCATCCCGCGCGCCGAGGCGCTGGCCGAGATCCTCAAGGTCGTCGAGGACCGCGTCCAGGTCTGA
- a CDS encoding HIT family protein yields the protein MLHSMTSEPEQQIGVGAPDAFQRLWTPHRMAYIQGENKPTGPGSGDGCPFCSIPEKSDEDGLVIARGERVYAVLNLYPYNGGHLMVVPFRHVADYTELDVAETAELADFTKRAMTALRTASGAHGFNIGMNQGDTAGAGIAAHLHQHVVPRWGGDTNFMPVIGHTKVLPQLLADTRKMLADAWPDA from the coding sequence ATGCTGCACAGCATGACGAGTGAGCCGGAGCAGCAGATCGGAGTCGGGGCGCCGGACGCGTTCCAGCGACTGTGGACGCCCCACCGGATGGCGTACATCCAAGGCGAGAACAAGCCGACCGGGCCGGGGTCCGGTGACGGGTGCCCGTTCTGCTCGATCCCGGAGAAGAGCGACGAGGACGGGCTGGTCATCGCCCGGGGTGAGCGCGTCTACGCCGTGCTGAACCTGTACCCGTACAACGGCGGCCACCTCATGGTCGTGCCCTTCCGGCACGTCGCCGACTACACCGAGCTCGACGTCGCCGAGACGGCCGAGCTCGCGGACTTCACCAAGCGGGCCATGACCGCGCTGCGCACCGCCTCCGGCGCGCACGGGTTCAACATCGGCATGAACCAGGGCGACACCGCCGGCGCCGGCATCGCCGCCCACCTGCACCAGCACGTGGTCCCCCGCTGGGGCGGCGACACGAATTTCATGCCGGTGATCGGCCACACCAAGGTGCTGCCCCAACTGCTGGCGGACACCCGCAAGATGCTCGCGGACGCCTGGCCGGACGCCTGA
- a CDS encoding polysaccharide deacetylase family protein, with translation MTFLHRRTVLRAAAGGALAGAAGAGCGRSDGEAGARAADPSGRAGASAERSAGPGASTKPGASTKPGASRKPGASKNPAASGAPSVSKPPALTLAPLPPGLPAQIEHGPRTGKDVALTFHGQGDPKPITGLLGEAERAGARVTVLAVGTWLDAYPQLARRILDGGHELGNHTMHHLDICMMPAAAASAEITECAERLRRLTGGIGRWFRPSRARLATEQVARLARQAGYPHVLSYDVDSLDFTDPGPEAVRRTVLKAVRPGSVVSLHFGHAGTVAALPAILDGLHRRGLRAVTTTELLT, from the coding sequence GTGACCTTCCTTCACCGCCGCACCGTGCTGCGCGCGGCCGCCGGCGGTGCCCTCGCCGGGGCCGCCGGCGCGGGCTGCGGCCGGTCGGACGGTGAGGCAGGGGCCCGGGCGGCGGATCCTTCCGGACGGGCCGGCGCGTCGGCCGAGCGGTCCGCGGGGCCCGGCGCGTCCACCAAGCCCGGTGCGTCCACCAAGCCGGGCGCGTCCCGTAAGCCGGGCGCTTCGAAGAACCCCGCGGCGTCCGGGGCGCCGTCGGTGTCGAAGCCCCCCGCCCTCACCCTGGCCCCGCTCCCGCCGGGGCTCCCCGCCCAGATCGAGCACGGCCCCCGTACCGGCAAGGACGTGGCGCTGACCTTCCACGGCCAAGGCGATCCGAAGCCCATCACCGGGCTGCTGGGGGAGGCCGAGCGGGCCGGGGCGCGGGTGACCGTGCTCGCCGTGGGCACCTGGCTGGACGCCTATCCGCAGCTCGCACGGCGGATCCTCGACGGCGGCCACGAGCTGGGCAATCACACGATGCACCACCTCGACATCTGTATGATGCCCGCGGCCGCGGCCTCGGCGGAGATCACCGAGTGCGCGGAGCGGCTGCGGCGGCTGACGGGCGGGATCGGCCGCTGGTTCCGGCCCTCGCGGGCGCGGCTCGCCACCGAGCAGGTGGCCCGGCTGGCCCGCCAGGCCGGTTATCCGCACGTTCTCTCCTACGACGTGGACTCCCTGGACTTCACCGATCCCGGGCCGGAGGCGGTCCGGCGCACCGTGCTGAAGGCGGTGCGGCCCGGGTCGGTGGTGAGCCTGCACTTCGGGCACGCGGGCACCGTGGCCGCGCTGCCCGCGATCCTCGACGGCCTGCACCGCCGCGGTCTGCGCGCGGTGACGACAACGGAGCTGCTGACCTGA